In Tumebacillus amylolyticus, a single window of DNA contains:
- a CDS encoding response regulator encodes MSHKILIVDDAAFMRMMIKEILTRNGYNVVGEAQDGAQAVEKYKELRPDLVTMDITMPEMDGIHALKEIRAFDVNARVIMCSAMGQQAMVIDAIQAGAKDFIVKPFQADRVIEAIKKTLG; translated from the coding sequence ATGTCTCACAAAATCTTGATCGTTGACGATGCGGCATTTATGCGAATGATGATTAAGGAAATTCTCACCCGCAATGGCTATAACGTAGTGGGCGAGGCACAAGACGGCGCACAAGCTGTTGAAAAATACAAAGAACTGCGTCCGGACCTTGTCACCATGGACATCACGATGCCGGAAATGGACGGTATTCACGCGCTGAAGGAAATCCGTGCTTTCGATGTAAACGCACGCGTTATCATGTGCTCCGCAATGGGTCAACAAGCGATGGTTATCGACGCAATCCAAGCGGGTGCGAAAGACTTCATCGTCAAGCCGTTCCAAGCAGATCGCGTTATCGAAGCGATCAAGAAAACTTTGGGCTAA
- a CDS encoding flagellar biosynthetic protein FliO, which produces MRPTITRTITTWSVALSVFWFSSPPHVLAVGENVTKAIQDKQNGSTQTVPPTATGDGSLLWSLLQLVFALGIIIAIIYFLIRFLSQRTNLSRNQVFQSLGAQALGKDRSVHLVSVGDKVYLLGVGDTITLLDTVTDAELIERLRENVQQPIVRPVSGMQDWINRLRPKAKAQAEEIQVEELPFDAALREKLNNLKERRQQTVDDWQDPSK; this is translated from the coding sequence ATGCGACCGACGATCACTCGTACTATTACCACTTGGTCTGTTGCACTGAGTGTCTTCTGGTTCTCCTCCCCACCTCATGTGTTGGCGGTTGGCGAAAACGTCACAAAAGCGATTCAGGACAAGCAAAACGGTTCCACTCAGACGGTTCCGCCAACTGCCACCGGCGATGGTTCGCTCCTATGGTCGTTGTTGCAACTGGTCTTCGCCTTAGGAATCATAATTGCCATCATCTATTTCTTGATTCGATTCCTTTCGCAGAGGACGAATCTCTCTCGCAACCAAGTGTTCCAATCGCTCGGCGCTCAAGCGCTTGGCAAGGATCGTTCGGTACACCTGGTCTCAGTAGGGGACAAGGTGTATCTGCTCGGGGTGGGGGATACGATTACACTGCTTGATACCGTAACGGATGCGGAATTGATTGAGCGCCTGCGGGAGAATGTCCAACAGCCGATCGTACGTCCCGTTTCCGGTATGCAAGACTGGATCAACCGCCTGCGCCCCAAAGCGAAAGCCCAGGCGGAAGAGATCCAAGTAGAAGAATTGCCGTTTGACGCTGCTCTGCGTGAGAAGCTGAACAACTTGAAGGAAAGGCGTCAACAGACGGTCGACGATTGGCAGGATCCATCCAAATGA